A genome region from Macrotis lagotis isolate mMagLag1 chromosome 4, bilby.v1.9.chrom.fasta, whole genome shotgun sequence includes the following:
- the LOC141520757 gene encoding septin-8-like — protein sequence MAAAPGPDTRFLSLSGHVGFDSLPEQLVSKSLALGFTFNVLCVGETGIGKSTLMSSLFNTVFEEERCSHFERCLCLRPRTYELEECAVRLRLTIVDTVGFGDQMSPDVRPLVDYVDAQLERYLQEELKVRRCLCAHPDTRLHACLYLLSPSGHCLKALDLVALKLLESKVNVIPLIAKADTITKSELPRFKARVLGELERHGIRCYQFPTDDPAVAELNAGMNRRLPFAVVGSTDFARVGQRLVRAREYPWGTVEVENEEHCDLAPLRDMLIRVNMEDLREQTHSRHYELYRRQRLRDMGFQDSTVPRPAAEVRAQLQRRERQGRQLLAGRARRRELEVKEMERQLSRKFEDLKRTFQEEKLKVEEKRRQLESEKKAFHQRRAAAEAVRAYYQAQAEQDPCEDPEDACLEVLPPGACLEEPPKKHKDKSRERKK from the coding sequence ATGGCGGCCGCGCCCGGCCCCGACACGCGCTTCCTCTCCCTCTCGGGCCACGTGGGCTTCGACAGCCTCCCCGAGCAGCTGGTGAGCAAGTCGCTGGCGCTGGGCTTCACCTTCAACGTCCTGTGCGTGGGGGAGACGGGCATCGGCAAGTCGACGCTCATGAGCTCGCTCTTCAACACGGTCTTCGAGGAGGAGCGCTGCAGCCACTTCGAGCGTTGCCTGTGCTTGCGGCCGCGCACCTACGAGCTGGAGGAGTGTGCCGTGCGCCTGCGCCTGACCATCGTGGACACGGTGGGCTTCGGCGACCAGATGAGCCCGGACGTGCGGCCGCTGGTGGACTACGTGGACGCGCAGCTGGAGCGCTACCTGCAGGAGGAGCTCAAGGTGCGCCGCTGCCTGTGCGCCCACCCCGACACGCGCCTGCACGCCTGCCTCTACCTGCTGTCGCCCAGCGGCCACTGCCTCAAGGCCCTGGACCTGGTGGCGCTCAAGCTGCTGGAGAGCAAGGTCAACGTCATCCCCCTCATCGCCAAGGCCGACACCATCACCAAGAGCGAGCTGCCGCGCTTCAAGGCCAGGGTGCTGGGCGAGCTGGAGCGCCACGGCATCCGCTGCTACCAGTTCCCCACCGACGACCCGGCCGTGGCCGAGCTCAACGCCGGCATGAACCGCCGCCTGCCCTTCGCCGTGGTGGGCAGCACCGACTTCGCCCGGGTGGGCCAGCGGCTGGTGCGCGCCCGCGAGTACCCCTGGGGCACGGTGGAGGTGGAGAACGAGGAGCACTGCGACCTGGCGCCGCTGCGGGACATGCTGATCCGCGTCAACATGGAGGACCTGCGCGAGCAGACGCACAGCCGCCACTACGAGCTGTACCGCCGCCAGCGCCTGCGGGACATGGGCTTCCAGGACTCCACCGTGCCCCGGCCGGCCGCCGAGGTCCGGGCGCAGCTGCAGCGCCGCGAGCGCCAGGGCCGGCAGCTGCTGGCCGGCCGCGCGCGCCGCCGCGAGCTGGAGGTGAAGGAGATGGAGCGCCAGCTCAGCCGCAAGTTCGAGGACCTCAAGAGGACCTTCCAGGAGGAGAAGCTCAAGGTGGAGGAGAAGCGGCGCCAGCTGGAGAGCGAGAAGAAGGCCTTCCACCAGCGCCGGGCCGCCGCTGAGGCCGTGCGGGCCTACTACCAGGCCCAGGCCGAGCAGGACCCCTGCGAGGACCCGGAGGACGCCTGCCTGGAGGTCCTGCCCCCGGGCGCCTGCCTGGAGGAGCCCCCCAAGAAGCACAAGGACAAGAGCCGGGAGAGGAAGAAGTGA